The Vulpes lagopus strain Blue_001 chromosome 6, ASM1834538v1, whole genome shotgun sequence genome has a segment encoding these proteins:
- the PCDH10 gene encoding protocadherin-10 isoform X1 yields MIVLLFFALLWMVEGVFSQLHYTVQEEQEHGTFVGNIAEDLGLDITKLSARRFQTVPNSRTPYLDLNLETGVLYVNEKIDREQICKQSPSCVLHLEVFLENPLELFRVEIEVLDINDNPPSFPEPDLTVEISESATPGTRFPLESAFDPDVGTNSLRDYEITPNSYFSLDVQTQGDGNRFAELVLEKPLDREQQAVHRYVLTAVDGGGGGGGGGGGGGGGGGGGEGGGGGGLPPQQQRTGTALLTIRVLDSNDNVPAFDQPVYTVSLPENSPPGTLVIQLNATDPDEGQNGEVVYSFSSHISPRARELFGLSPRTGRLEVSGELDYEESPVYQVYVQAKDLGPNAVPAHCKVLVRVLDANDNAPEISFSTVKEAVSEGAAPGTVVALFSVTDRDSEENGQVQCELLGDVPFRLKSSFKNYYTIVTEAPLDREAGDSYTLTVVARDRGEPALSTSKSIQVQVSDVNDNAPRFSQPVYDVYVTENNVPGAYIYAVSATDRDEGANAQLAYSILECQIQGMSVFTYVSINSENGYLYALRSFDYEQLKDFSFQVEARDAGSPQALAGNATVNILIVDQNDNAPAIVAPLPGRNGTPAREALPRSAEPGYLLTRVAAVDADDGENARLTYSIVRGNDMNLFRMDWRTGELRTARRVPAKRDPQRPYELVIEVRDHGQPPLSSTAALVVQLVDGAVEPPGGGGGGGGPGEQQRPGRSGGADASLDLTLILIIALGSVSFVFLLAMIVLAVRCQKEKKLNIYTCLASDCCLCCCCCGGGGSACCGRQARARKKKLSKSDIMLVQSSNVPSTPAQVPVEEAGGFGAHHHAQNYCYQVCLTPESAKTDLMFLKPCSPSRSADTEHNPCGAIVTGYTDQQPDIISNGSILSNETKHQRAELSYLVDRPRRVNSSAFQEADIVSSKDSGHGDSEQGDSDHDATNRGQSAGMDLFSNCTEECKALGHSDRCWMPSFVPADGRQAADYRSNLHVPGMDSVPDTEVFETPEAQPGAERSFSTFGKEKALHSTLERKELDGLLSNTRAPYKPPYLKMWRQLCGETHVARDRGLSTDT; encoded by the exons ATGATTGTGCTATTATTCTTTGCCTTGCTCTGGATGGTGGAAGGAGTCTTTTCCCAGCTTCACTACACGGTGCAGGAGGAGCAGGAACATGGCACTTTCGTGGGGAATATCGCTGAAGATCTGGGCTTGGACATTACAAAACTTTCAGCTCGCAGGTTTCAAACGGTGCCCAACTCGCGGACCCCTTACTTGGACCTCAACCTGGAGACCGGGGTGCTGTACGTGAACGAGAAGATCGACCGCGAGCAGATCTGCAAGCAGAGCCCCTCCTGCGTCCTGCACCTGGAGGTCTTCCTGGAGAACCCCCTCGAGCTGTTCCGGGTGGAGATCGAAGTGCTGGACATCAACGACAACCCCCCCTCCTTCCCGGAGCCGGACCTGACCGTGGAGATCTCGGAGAGCGCCACGCCGGGCACCCGCTTCCCCCTGGAGAGCGCGTTCGACCCAGACGTGGGCACCAACTCGTTGCGCGACTACGAGATCACCCCCAACAGCTACTTCTCGCTGGACGTGCAGACCCAGGGGGATGGCAACCGGTTCGCGGAGCTGGTGCTGGAGAAGCCGCTGGACCGCGAGCAGCAAGCGGTGCACCGCTACGTGCTGACCGCGGTGgacgggggaggaggaggaggaggaggagggggaggcggaggaggaggaggaggaggaggagaaggaggagggggagggggcctgcCCCCCCAACAGCAGCGCACCGGCACGGCCCTACTCACCATCCGAGTGCTGGACTCCAACGACAACGTGCCCGCCTTCGACCAACCCGTCTACACTGTGTCCCTGCCGGAGAACTCGCCCCCGGGCACGCTCGTGATCCAGCTCAACGCCACGGACCCAGACGAGGGACAGAACGGCGAGGTGGTGTACTCCTTCAGCAGCCACATCTCGCCCCGGGCGCGGGAGCTCTTCGGGCTGTCCCCGCGCACCGGGCGGCTGGAGGTGAGCGGCGAGCTCGACTACGAGGAGAGCCCCGTGTACCAGGTGTACGTGCAGGCCAAGGACCTGGGCCCCAACGCCGTGCCCGCGCACTGCAAGGTGCTGGTGCGGGTCCTGGACGCCAACGACAACGCGCCCGAGATCAGCTTCAGCACCGTGAAGGAGGCGGTGAGCGAGGGCGCGGCGCCCGGCACGGTGGTGGCCCTGTTCAGCGTGACCGACCGCGACTCGGAGGAGAACGGGCAGGTGCAGTGCGAGCTGCTGGGGGACGTGCCGTTCCGCCTCAAGTCCTCCTTCAAGAACTACTACACCATCGTGACCGAGGCCCCGCTGGACCGCGAGGCCGGGGACTCCTACACGCTGACGGTGGTGGCGCGGGACCGGGGCGAGCCGGCGCTCTCCACCAGCAAGTCCATCCAGGTGCAGGTGTCGGACGTGAACGACAACGCCCCGCGCTTCAGCCAGCCGGTCTACGACGTGTATGTGACCGAGAACAACGTGCCGGGCGCCTACATCTACGCCGTGAGCGCCACGGACCGCGACGAGGGCGCCAACGCCCAGCTCGCCTACTCCATCCTCGAGTGCCAGATCCAGGGCATGAGCGTCTTCACCTACGTGTCCATCAACTCCGAGAACGGCTACCTGTACGCGCTGCGCTCCTTCGACTACGAGCAGCTCAAGGACTTCAGCTTCCAGGTGGAGGCGCGCGACGCGGGCAGCCCGCAGGCCCTGGCCGGGAACGCCACGGTCAACATCCTCATCGTGGACCAGAACGACAACGCGCCTGCCATCGTGGCGCCCCTGCCCGGGCGCAACGGGACCCCCGCGCGCGAGGCGCTGCCGCGCTCGGCCGAGCCGGGCTACCTGCTGACCCGCGTGGCCGCGGTGGACGCGGACGACGGCGAGAACGCGCGGCTCACCTACAGCATCGTGCGCGGCAACGACATGAACCTGTTCCGCATGGACTGGCGCACCGGGGAGCTCCGCACCGCGCGCCGCGTGCCGGCCAAGCGCGACCCCCAGCGGCCCTACGAGCTGGTGATCGAGGTGCGCGACCACGGGCAGCCGCCCCTGTCGTCCACGGCCGCGCTCGTGGTGCAGCTGGTGGACGGAGCCGTGGAGcccccgggcgggggcggcggcggcgggggccccggggagcaGCAGCGCCCCGGCCGCTCGGGCGGCGCGGACGCCTCGCTGGACCTCACGCTCATCCTCATCATCGCGCTGGGCTCCGTGTCCTTCGTGTTCCTGCTGGCCATGATCGTGCTCGCCGTGCGctgccagaaggagaagaagctcAACATCTACACGTGCCTGGCCAGCGactgctgcctctgctgctgctgctgcggcggcggcggctccgcctGCTGCGGCCGCCAGGCCCGGGCGCGCAAGAAGAAGCTCAGCAAGTCGGACATCATGCTGGTGCAGAGCTCCAACGTCCCCAGCACCCCCGCGCAGGTGCCCGTGGAGGAGGCCGGCGGCTTCGGCGCCCACCACCACGCGCAGAACTACTGCTACCAGGTGTGCTTGACCCCCGAGTCCGCCAAGACCGACCTGATGTTCCTGAAGCCCTGCAGCCCCTCGCGGAGCGCGGACACTGAGCACAACCCCTGTGGGGCCATCGTCACCGGCTACACAGACCAGCAGCCCGACATCATCTCCAACGGGAGCATTTTGTCCAACGAG acTAAACACCAGCGAGCAGAGCTCAGCTATCTAGTTGACAGACCTCGCCGAGTTAACAG TTCTGCATTCCAGGAAGCTGACATAGTAAGCTCGAAGGACAGTGGTCATGGGGACAGTGAACAGGGAGATAGTGATCATGATGCCACCAACCGCGGCCAGTCAGCTG GTATGGATCTCTTCTCCAACTGCACTGAGGAATGCAAAGCGCTGGGCCACTCGGATCGGTGCTGGATGCCTTCTTTTGTCCCCGCCGATGGACGCCAGGCTGCTGATTATCGCAGCAACCTGCATGTTCCTGGTATGGACTCTGTTCCAGACACCGAGGTGTTTGAAACTCCAGAAGCCCAGCCTGGGGCAGAGAGGTCTTTCTCCACCTTTGGCAAAGAGAAGGCCCTTCACAGCACTCTGGAGAGGAAGGAGCTGGATGGACTGCTGTCTAATACACGAGCGCCTTACAAACCACCGTATTTGA
- the PCDH10 gene encoding protocadherin-10 isoform X3, whose amino-acid sequence MIVLLFFALLWMVEGVFSQLHYTVQEEQEHGTFVGNIAEDLGLDITKLSARRFQTVPNSRTPYLDLNLETGVLYVNEKIDREQICKQSPSCVLHLEVFLENPLELFRVEIEVLDINDNPPSFPEPDLTVEISESATPGTRFPLESAFDPDVGTNSLRDYEITPNSYFSLDVQTQGDGNRFAELVLEKPLDREQQAVHRYVLTAVDGGGGGGGGGGGGGGGGGGGEGGGGGGLPPQQQRTGTALLTIRVLDSNDNVPAFDQPVYTVSLPENSPPGTLVIQLNATDPDEGQNGEVVYSFSSHISPRARELFGLSPRTGRLEVSGELDYEESPVYQVYVQAKDLGPNAVPAHCKVLVRVLDANDNAPEISFSTVKEAVSEGAAPGTVVALFSVTDRDSEENGQVQCELLGDVPFRLKSSFKNYYTIVTEAPLDREAGDSYTLTVVARDRGEPALSTSKSIQVQVSDVNDNAPRFSQPVYDVYVTENNVPGAYIYAVSATDRDEGANAQLAYSILECQIQGMSVFTYVSINSENGYLYALRSFDYEQLKDFSFQVEARDAGSPQALAGNATVNILIVDQNDNAPAIVAPLPGRNGTPAREALPRSAEPGYLLTRVAAVDADDGENARLTYSIVRGNDMNLFRMDWRTGELRTARRVPAKRDPQRPYELVIEVRDHGQPPLSSTAALVVQLVDGAVEPPGGGGGGGGPGEQQRPGRSGGADASLDLTLILIIALGSVSFVFLLAMIVLAVRCQKEKKLNIYTCLASDCCLCCCCCGGGGSACCGRQARARKKKLSKSDIMLVQSSNVPSTPAQVPVEEAGGFGAHHHAQNYCYQVCLTPESAKTDLMFLKPCSPSRSADTEHNPCGAIVTGYTDQQPDIISNGSILSNETKHQRAELSYLVDRPRRVNSSAFQEADIVSSKDSGHGDSEQGDSDHDATNRGQSAGMDLFSNCTEECKALGHSDRCWMPSFVPADGRQAADYRSNLHVPGMDSVPDTEVFETPEAQPGAERSFSTFGKEKALHSTLERKELDGLLSNTRAPYKPPYLTRKRIC is encoded by the exons ATGATTGTGCTATTATTCTTTGCCTTGCTCTGGATGGTGGAAGGAGTCTTTTCCCAGCTTCACTACACGGTGCAGGAGGAGCAGGAACATGGCACTTTCGTGGGGAATATCGCTGAAGATCTGGGCTTGGACATTACAAAACTTTCAGCTCGCAGGTTTCAAACGGTGCCCAACTCGCGGACCCCTTACTTGGACCTCAACCTGGAGACCGGGGTGCTGTACGTGAACGAGAAGATCGACCGCGAGCAGATCTGCAAGCAGAGCCCCTCCTGCGTCCTGCACCTGGAGGTCTTCCTGGAGAACCCCCTCGAGCTGTTCCGGGTGGAGATCGAAGTGCTGGACATCAACGACAACCCCCCCTCCTTCCCGGAGCCGGACCTGACCGTGGAGATCTCGGAGAGCGCCACGCCGGGCACCCGCTTCCCCCTGGAGAGCGCGTTCGACCCAGACGTGGGCACCAACTCGTTGCGCGACTACGAGATCACCCCCAACAGCTACTTCTCGCTGGACGTGCAGACCCAGGGGGATGGCAACCGGTTCGCGGAGCTGGTGCTGGAGAAGCCGCTGGACCGCGAGCAGCAAGCGGTGCACCGCTACGTGCTGACCGCGGTGgacgggggaggaggaggaggaggaggagggggaggcggaggaggaggaggaggaggaggagaaggaggagggggagggggcctgcCCCCCCAACAGCAGCGCACCGGCACGGCCCTACTCACCATCCGAGTGCTGGACTCCAACGACAACGTGCCCGCCTTCGACCAACCCGTCTACACTGTGTCCCTGCCGGAGAACTCGCCCCCGGGCACGCTCGTGATCCAGCTCAACGCCACGGACCCAGACGAGGGACAGAACGGCGAGGTGGTGTACTCCTTCAGCAGCCACATCTCGCCCCGGGCGCGGGAGCTCTTCGGGCTGTCCCCGCGCACCGGGCGGCTGGAGGTGAGCGGCGAGCTCGACTACGAGGAGAGCCCCGTGTACCAGGTGTACGTGCAGGCCAAGGACCTGGGCCCCAACGCCGTGCCCGCGCACTGCAAGGTGCTGGTGCGGGTCCTGGACGCCAACGACAACGCGCCCGAGATCAGCTTCAGCACCGTGAAGGAGGCGGTGAGCGAGGGCGCGGCGCCCGGCACGGTGGTGGCCCTGTTCAGCGTGACCGACCGCGACTCGGAGGAGAACGGGCAGGTGCAGTGCGAGCTGCTGGGGGACGTGCCGTTCCGCCTCAAGTCCTCCTTCAAGAACTACTACACCATCGTGACCGAGGCCCCGCTGGACCGCGAGGCCGGGGACTCCTACACGCTGACGGTGGTGGCGCGGGACCGGGGCGAGCCGGCGCTCTCCACCAGCAAGTCCATCCAGGTGCAGGTGTCGGACGTGAACGACAACGCCCCGCGCTTCAGCCAGCCGGTCTACGACGTGTATGTGACCGAGAACAACGTGCCGGGCGCCTACATCTACGCCGTGAGCGCCACGGACCGCGACGAGGGCGCCAACGCCCAGCTCGCCTACTCCATCCTCGAGTGCCAGATCCAGGGCATGAGCGTCTTCACCTACGTGTCCATCAACTCCGAGAACGGCTACCTGTACGCGCTGCGCTCCTTCGACTACGAGCAGCTCAAGGACTTCAGCTTCCAGGTGGAGGCGCGCGACGCGGGCAGCCCGCAGGCCCTGGCCGGGAACGCCACGGTCAACATCCTCATCGTGGACCAGAACGACAACGCGCCTGCCATCGTGGCGCCCCTGCCCGGGCGCAACGGGACCCCCGCGCGCGAGGCGCTGCCGCGCTCGGCCGAGCCGGGCTACCTGCTGACCCGCGTGGCCGCGGTGGACGCGGACGACGGCGAGAACGCGCGGCTCACCTACAGCATCGTGCGCGGCAACGACATGAACCTGTTCCGCATGGACTGGCGCACCGGGGAGCTCCGCACCGCGCGCCGCGTGCCGGCCAAGCGCGACCCCCAGCGGCCCTACGAGCTGGTGATCGAGGTGCGCGACCACGGGCAGCCGCCCCTGTCGTCCACGGCCGCGCTCGTGGTGCAGCTGGTGGACGGAGCCGTGGAGcccccgggcgggggcggcggcggcgggggccccggggagcaGCAGCGCCCCGGCCGCTCGGGCGGCGCGGACGCCTCGCTGGACCTCACGCTCATCCTCATCATCGCGCTGGGCTCCGTGTCCTTCGTGTTCCTGCTGGCCATGATCGTGCTCGCCGTGCGctgccagaaggagaagaagctcAACATCTACACGTGCCTGGCCAGCGactgctgcctctgctgctgctgctgcggcggcggcggctccgcctGCTGCGGCCGCCAGGCCCGGGCGCGCAAGAAGAAGCTCAGCAAGTCGGACATCATGCTGGTGCAGAGCTCCAACGTCCCCAGCACCCCCGCGCAGGTGCCCGTGGAGGAGGCCGGCGGCTTCGGCGCCCACCACCACGCGCAGAACTACTGCTACCAGGTGTGCTTGACCCCCGAGTCCGCCAAGACCGACCTGATGTTCCTGAAGCCCTGCAGCCCCTCGCGGAGCGCGGACACTGAGCACAACCCCTGTGGGGCCATCGTCACCGGCTACACAGACCAGCAGCCCGACATCATCTCCAACGGGAGCATTTTGTCCAACGAG acTAAACACCAGCGAGCAGAGCTCAGCTATCTAGTTGACAGACCTCGCCGAGTTAACAG TTCTGCATTCCAGGAAGCTGACATAGTAAGCTCGAAGGACAGTGGTCATGGGGACAGTGAACAGGGAGATAGTGATCATGATGCCACCAACCGCGGCCAGTCAGCTG GTATGGATCTCTTCTCCAACTGCACTGAGGAATGCAAAGCGCTGGGCCACTCGGATCGGTGCTGGATGCCTTCTTTTGTCCCCGCCGATGGACGCCAGGCTGCTGATTATCGCAGCAACCTGCATGTTCCTGGTATGGACTCTGTTCCAGACACCGAGGTGTTTGAAACTCCAGAAGCCCAGCCTGGGGCAGAGAGGTCTTTCTCCACCTTTGGCAAAGAGAAGGCCCTTCACAGCACTCTGGAGAGGAAGGAGCTGGATGGACTGCTGTCTAATACACGAGCGCCTTACAAACCACCGTATTTGA
- the PCDH10 gene encoding protocadherin-10 isoform X2 — MIVLLFFALLWMVEGVFSQLHYTVQEEQEHGTFVGNIAEDLGLDITKLSARRFQTVPNSRTPYLDLNLETGVLYVNEKIDREQICKQSPSCVLHLEVFLENPLELFRVEIEVLDINDNPPSFPEPDLTVEISESATPGTRFPLESAFDPDVGTNSLRDYEITPNSYFSLDVQTQGDGNRFAELVLEKPLDREQQAVHRYVLTAVDGGGGGGGGGGGGGGGGGGGEGGGGGGLPPQQQRTGTALLTIRVLDSNDNVPAFDQPVYTVSLPENSPPGTLVIQLNATDPDEGQNGEVVYSFSSHISPRARELFGLSPRTGRLEVSGELDYEESPVYQVYVQAKDLGPNAVPAHCKVLVRVLDANDNAPEISFSTVKEAVSEGAAPGTVVALFSVTDRDSEENGQVQCELLGDVPFRLKSSFKNYYTIVTEAPLDREAGDSYTLTVVARDRGEPALSTSKSIQVQVSDVNDNAPRFSQPVYDVYVTENNVPGAYIYAVSATDRDEGANAQLAYSILECQIQGMSVFTYVSINSENGYLYALRSFDYEQLKDFSFQVEARDAGSPQALAGNATVNILIVDQNDNAPAIVAPLPGRNGTPAREALPRSAEPGYLLTRVAAVDADDGENARLTYSIVRGNDMNLFRMDWRTGELRTARRVPAKRDPQRPYELVIEVRDHGQPPLSSTAALVVQLVDGAVEPPGGGGGGGGPGEQQRPGRSGGADASLDLTLILIIALGSVSFVFLLAMIVLAVRCQKEKKLNIYTCLASDCCLCCCCCGGGGSACCGRQARARKKKLSKSDIMLVQSSNVPSTPAQVPVEEAGGFGAHHHAQNYCYQVCLTPESAKTDLMFLKPCSPSRSADTEHNPCGAIVTGYTDQQPDIISNGSILSNETKHQRAELSYLVDRPRRVNSSAFQEADIVSSKDSGHGDSEQGDSDHDATNRGQSAGMDLFSNCTEECKALGHSDRCWMPSFVPADGRQAADYRSNLHVPGMDSVPDTEVFETPEAQPGAERSFSTFGKEKALHSTLERKELDGLLSNTRAPYKPPYLNHFHPLSYFVHWK, encoded by the exons ATGATTGTGCTATTATTCTTTGCCTTGCTCTGGATGGTGGAAGGAGTCTTTTCCCAGCTTCACTACACGGTGCAGGAGGAGCAGGAACATGGCACTTTCGTGGGGAATATCGCTGAAGATCTGGGCTTGGACATTACAAAACTTTCAGCTCGCAGGTTTCAAACGGTGCCCAACTCGCGGACCCCTTACTTGGACCTCAACCTGGAGACCGGGGTGCTGTACGTGAACGAGAAGATCGACCGCGAGCAGATCTGCAAGCAGAGCCCCTCCTGCGTCCTGCACCTGGAGGTCTTCCTGGAGAACCCCCTCGAGCTGTTCCGGGTGGAGATCGAAGTGCTGGACATCAACGACAACCCCCCCTCCTTCCCGGAGCCGGACCTGACCGTGGAGATCTCGGAGAGCGCCACGCCGGGCACCCGCTTCCCCCTGGAGAGCGCGTTCGACCCAGACGTGGGCACCAACTCGTTGCGCGACTACGAGATCACCCCCAACAGCTACTTCTCGCTGGACGTGCAGACCCAGGGGGATGGCAACCGGTTCGCGGAGCTGGTGCTGGAGAAGCCGCTGGACCGCGAGCAGCAAGCGGTGCACCGCTACGTGCTGACCGCGGTGgacgggggaggaggaggaggaggaggagggggaggcggaggaggaggaggaggaggaggagaaggaggagggggagggggcctgcCCCCCCAACAGCAGCGCACCGGCACGGCCCTACTCACCATCCGAGTGCTGGACTCCAACGACAACGTGCCCGCCTTCGACCAACCCGTCTACACTGTGTCCCTGCCGGAGAACTCGCCCCCGGGCACGCTCGTGATCCAGCTCAACGCCACGGACCCAGACGAGGGACAGAACGGCGAGGTGGTGTACTCCTTCAGCAGCCACATCTCGCCCCGGGCGCGGGAGCTCTTCGGGCTGTCCCCGCGCACCGGGCGGCTGGAGGTGAGCGGCGAGCTCGACTACGAGGAGAGCCCCGTGTACCAGGTGTACGTGCAGGCCAAGGACCTGGGCCCCAACGCCGTGCCCGCGCACTGCAAGGTGCTGGTGCGGGTCCTGGACGCCAACGACAACGCGCCCGAGATCAGCTTCAGCACCGTGAAGGAGGCGGTGAGCGAGGGCGCGGCGCCCGGCACGGTGGTGGCCCTGTTCAGCGTGACCGACCGCGACTCGGAGGAGAACGGGCAGGTGCAGTGCGAGCTGCTGGGGGACGTGCCGTTCCGCCTCAAGTCCTCCTTCAAGAACTACTACACCATCGTGACCGAGGCCCCGCTGGACCGCGAGGCCGGGGACTCCTACACGCTGACGGTGGTGGCGCGGGACCGGGGCGAGCCGGCGCTCTCCACCAGCAAGTCCATCCAGGTGCAGGTGTCGGACGTGAACGACAACGCCCCGCGCTTCAGCCAGCCGGTCTACGACGTGTATGTGACCGAGAACAACGTGCCGGGCGCCTACATCTACGCCGTGAGCGCCACGGACCGCGACGAGGGCGCCAACGCCCAGCTCGCCTACTCCATCCTCGAGTGCCAGATCCAGGGCATGAGCGTCTTCACCTACGTGTCCATCAACTCCGAGAACGGCTACCTGTACGCGCTGCGCTCCTTCGACTACGAGCAGCTCAAGGACTTCAGCTTCCAGGTGGAGGCGCGCGACGCGGGCAGCCCGCAGGCCCTGGCCGGGAACGCCACGGTCAACATCCTCATCGTGGACCAGAACGACAACGCGCCTGCCATCGTGGCGCCCCTGCCCGGGCGCAACGGGACCCCCGCGCGCGAGGCGCTGCCGCGCTCGGCCGAGCCGGGCTACCTGCTGACCCGCGTGGCCGCGGTGGACGCGGACGACGGCGAGAACGCGCGGCTCACCTACAGCATCGTGCGCGGCAACGACATGAACCTGTTCCGCATGGACTGGCGCACCGGGGAGCTCCGCACCGCGCGCCGCGTGCCGGCCAAGCGCGACCCCCAGCGGCCCTACGAGCTGGTGATCGAGGTGCGCGACCACGGGCAGCCGCCCCTGTCGTCCACGGCCGCGCTCGTGGTGCAGCTGGTGGACGGAGCCGTGGAGcccccgggcgggggcggcggcggcgggggccccggggagcaGCAGCGCCCCGGCCGCTCGGGCGGCGCGGACGCCTCGCTGGACCTCACGCTCATCCTCATCATCGCGCTGGGCTCCGTGTCCTTCGTGTTCCTGCTGGCCATGATCGTGCTCGCCGTGCGctgccagaaggagaagaagctcAACATCTACACGTGCCTGGCCAGCGactgctgcctctgctgctgctgctgcggcggcggcggctccgcctGCTGCGGCCGCCAGGCCCGGGCGCGCAAGAAGAAGCTCAGCAAGTCGGACATCATGCTGGTGCAGAGCTCCAACGTCCCCAGCACCCCCGCGCAGGTGCCCGTGGAGGAGGCCGGCGGCTTCGGCGCCCACCACCACGCGCAGAACTACTGCTACCAGGTGTGCTTGACCCCCGAGTCCGCCAAGACCGACCTGATGTTCCTGAAGCCCTGCAGCCCCTCGCGGAGCGCGGACACTGAGCACAACCCCTGTGGGGCCATCGTCACCGGCTACACAGACCAGCAGCCCGACATCATCTCCAACGGGAGCATTTTGTCCAACGAG acTAAACACCAGCGAGCAGAGCTCAGCTATCTAGTTGACAGACCTCGCCGAGTTAACAG TTCTGCATTCCAGGAAGCTGACATAGTAAGCTCGAAGGACAGTGGTCATGGGGACAGTGAACAGGGAGATAGTGATCATGATGCCACCAACCGCGGCCAGTCAGCTG GTATGGATCTCTTCTCCAACTGCACTGAGGAATGCAAAGCGCTGGGCCACTCGGATCGGTGCTGGATGCCTTCTTTTGTCCCCGCCGATGGACGCCAGGCTGCTGATTATCGCAGCAACCTGCATGTTCCTGGTATGGACTCTGTTCCAGACACCGAGGTGTTTGAAACTCCAGAAGCCCAGCCTGGGGCAGAGAGGTCTTTCTCCACCTTTGGCAAAGAGAAGGCCCTTCACAGCACTCTGGAGAGGAAGGAGCTGGATGGACTGCTGTCTAATACACGAGCGCCTTACAAACCACCGTATTTGA